The Blastocatellia bacterium genome includes a region encoding these proteins:
- the lysC gene encoding lysine-sensitive aspartokinase 3, with product MIVMKFGGTSVGDAAAIHQVAEIVKSKLHRAPVVVVSAMTRVTDALLSIARIATERRYEEAAAIIEALRERHLETARALMAGCADTGSYSLEWAAHSIDYQFNELTGLARSVATLGELTPRSQDAVVSFGERLSSVIVTAAFAARGIRAELVDSRQFVLTDKQFTRAAPDMAETRLRTRAVLLPVVESKCVPVAQGFIGSTADGVTTTIGRGGSDYSAAIIGAAIGAEAIEIWTDVDGLLTADPRVVRNARRIRVISFTEAAELSYFGAKVLHPSTVLPAVEQGIPVHIFNTHNPTGEGTLIVSKPPRTANAIKSIALKRGVTIIHVTATRMLMAYGFLRALFEVFERHQTSVDVVTTSEVSVSMTLDSADNLEAIERDLRQIGEVGIERDKAIVCVVGENLKSTPGVAGRLFGAIGDANINMISQGASEINLTFVTDERDAAVVIERLHEAFFTEADPAVFA from the coding sequence ATGATCGTCATGAAATTCGGCGGCACGTCGGTGGGCGATGCCGCCGCCATTCATCAAGTCGCGGAGATTGTTAAGAGCAAACTTCACCGCGCGCCGGTGGTCGTCGTCTCGGCAATGACGCGCGTGACCGACGCCCTCTTAAGCATCGCCCGCATCGCCACCGAGCGGCGCTATGAAGAAGCCGCCGCTATCATCGAAGCCTTACGCGAGCGCCACCTTGAAACGGCGCGCGCTTTGATGGCGGGCTGCGCCGACACGGGCAGCTATTCGCTCGAATGGGCCGCGCACAGCATCGATTACCAGTTCAACGAATTGACCGGGCTGGCGCGCTCTGTGGCGACACTGGGCGAGCTGACGCCGCGCAGCCAGGATGCCGTCGTATCGTTCGGCGAACGCTTGTCGTCGGTGATCGTCACCGCGGCGTTCGCGGCGCGCGGCATCCGCGCCGAGCTGGTTGATTCGCGCCAGTTCGTCCTCACCGATAAACAGTTCACGCGCGCCGCGCCTGATATGGCCGAAACCCGACTGCGAACACGCGCGGTCTTGTTGCCGGTCGTCGAATCGAAGTGTGTGCCGGTGGCGCAAGGCTTCATCGGCTCGACCGCCGATGGCGTGACGACGACCATCGGGCGCGGCGGCTCGGATTATTCAGCGGCCATCATCGGCGCGGCGATTGGCGCCGAGGCGATTGAGATATGGACGGACGTTGACGGCTTGCTGACCGCTGACCCGCGTGTCGTCCGCAACGCCCGCCGCATCCGCGTCATCTCTTTCACGGAAGCCGCCGAGCTGTCGTACTTCGGCGCCAAGGTGCTGCACCCATCAACCGTCCTGCCGGCGGTCGAGCAAGGAATTCCCGTCCATATCTTCAACACCCACAACCCGACGGGCGAAGGGACTTTGATTGTCTCGAAGCCGCCGCGCACCGCAAACGCCATCAAATCCATCGCCCTCAAACGCGGCGTCACGATCATCCACGTCACCGCGACGCGCATGCTGATGGCCTATGGCTTCCTGCGCGCGCTGTTCGAGGTCTTCGAGCGCCATCAGACTTCCGTTGATGTCGTGACGACTTCGGAAGTCTCGGTTTCGATGACCCTCGACAGCGCCGACAACCTCGAAGCCATCGAGCGCGACCTGCGGCAGATCGGCGAAGTCGGCATCGAGCGCGACAAGGCGATTGTCTGCGTCGTCGGCGAAAACCTGAAGTCCACGCCGGGCGTCGCGGGCCGATTGTTTGGCGCCATCGGCGATGCCAACATCAACATGATCAGCCAGGGCGCGTCCGAGATTAACCTCACGTTCGTCACAGACGAGCGCGATGCCGCCGTGGTTATCGAGCGTTTGCATGAAGCGTTCTTCACAGAGGCTGACCCGGCGGTCTTCGCGTGA
- a CDS encoding GAF domain-containing SpoIIE family protein phosphatase: MPVHEQTIATLIDAVRRVSGSLDLDEVLDTTFDSLKELIDYSAAVICIIDPPTHALFEVRTRGYPPQVIGDDFLQSGGGIIGWVIKNARGEIVNNVKSDTRYVKARAETRSEIAAPLIRADGAVIGVINLEADRVDRYSERDLELLTMFAALTASAVDHTLLYREVVRQRQAESEIELARKVVEGLLPRAFPNHSGLDIYGTTIPVREVGGDYLDVIDQISDRLGVLVADVSGKGLAAALIMVTFRAYVHATVINELAMRVVMTRISRLVHEATNGDRFITTFYGLIDVENKRLMYINAGHNPPLLLRSDGSSQLLSHGGLPLGVFEEARYSESVAELRSGDVLVLYTDGVVEARNSKDEMFGLPRLEQLVRANESDRAYDIVQAVTSAVYEYTFDMDGPEDDLTVMVIKVK, from the coding sequence ATGCCAGTACATGAACAAACTATTGCTACGCTGATTGACGCCGTGCGCCGCGTCAGCGGCTCGCTCGACCTCGACGAAGTCCTCGACACCACGTTCGACTCGCTCAAAGAGCTAATCGATTATTCGGCGGCGGTCATCTGCATCATTGACCCGCCGACGCACGCGCTCTTCGAAGTGCGGACGCGCGGCTACCCGCCGCAGGTGATCGGCGACGACTTCCTGCAATCGGGCGGCGGCATCATCGGCTGGGTCATCAAGAACGCCCGCGGCGAGATCGTCAACAACGTTAAGAGCGACACGCGCTACGTCAAGGCGCGCGCCGAGACGCGCTCGGAGATCGCCGCGCCGCTCATACGCGCCGATGGCGCGGTGATCGGCGTCATCAACCTCGAAGCCGACCGCGTTGATCGCTACAGCGAGCGCGACCTGGAACTACTGACCATGTTCGCGGCGCTGACGGCCTCGGCGGTTGATCACACGTTGCTTTACCGCGAAGTCGTCAGGCAGCGGCAGGCCGAGAGCGAAATCGAGCTGGCGCGCAAAGTCGTCGAAGGGTTGTTGCCGCGCGCCTTCCCCAACCACAGCGGGCTCGACATCTACGGGACGACGATCCCTGTGCGCGAAGTCGGCGGCGATTATCTGGACGTGATCGATCAGATATCGGATCGGCTCGGCGTGCTGGTGGCCGATGTTTCGGGAAAAGGACTGGCGGCGGCGCTGATTATGGTGACGTTTCGCGCCTATGTCCACGCCACCGTCATCAATGAGCTGGCGATGCGCGTCGTGATGACGCGCATCAGCCGGCTGGTACACGAAGCGACCAACGGCGACCGCTTCATCACGACTTTTTACGGATTGATTGACGTAGAAAACAAGCGGCTGATGTATATCAACGCCGGCCACAACCCGCCGCTGTTGCTGCGCAGCGACGGCAGCAGCCAGTTGTTATCGCACGGCGGCCTGCCGCTCGGCGTGTTTGAAGAGGCGCGCTACTCGGAATCGGTCGCCGAGTTACGTTCGGGCGACGTGCTGGTGCTATACACCGACGGCGTCGTCGAAGCGCGCAACTCGAAAGACGAGATGTTCGGTCTGCCGCGGCTTGAACAGTTGGTGCGAGCCAACGAAAGCGACCGCGCTTACGACATCGTGCAGGCGGTCACCAGCGCGGTTTACGAATATACCTTTGACATGGACGGCCCCGAAGATGATCTGACGGTCATGGTGATTAAGGTAAAGTGA
- a CDS encoding diguanylate cyclase, producing the protein MAGAVLERDMTIGNALSGVVTGLGLAALAYSTALLVSNGIRVQWVLLSLVTVLLASRLDVGMPRLAGGLALGDVLVFMAMLLFGPFPAVTLAGADAAIHSLQHKQQRRVVLYHATRKALAAYVASAVAALLFGDLTQLTADMLSLGLAVAVIAAAHFACDFGLASLIATRRGGGVAVNRTSRWWAAVSYLGGALMTCIIVKLIAVISFYAFILSVPIASITYFTYRVYLERVETSNRHAEQMADLHLRTIEALAIAIDAKDEVTQDHVRRVQIYATGLARLFGLSDMEIEALKAGALLHDIGKLAVPDYILNKPGKLTPAEFEKMKVHTTVGAEILERVGFPYPVVPVVRHHHERWDGHGYPDSLCGDEIPITARILTIADSFDSMREDRQYRQAMSRDEAIVTLKEGAGAVFDPHVVRAFLDHLEIFEAEIRECRVEAQAEAFRRKTGDDRRLQPRPSGPLAFEQIRDAHREVLALYNIAQTIGTSLDLRDSFAVFSARLLDIVNYTTCILYLARQDATEVEAAQVAGRNGEAFRGKRMPSGRGISGWVVANSHPMHNCNPSVDFDAMQLDPGEPYSAATVVPLIKEGEALGALAVYSAELDAYTPDHLRLMEAVAKLLSDAVANSVHHERTENSALTDPLTGLPNARALRYRFEEEADRARRHRDTFSVMLLDLDGFKAVNDRLGHQAGDQVLKQLAAVMLGLIRSMDFLGRYAGDEFVIVMQVGAEEAREAMARLQKAIDRHEFGFNGNRVGLGVSIGCASFGADGELFDELLLAADRAMYADKARRKGLPGPSRHLLANDSDPRQAL; encoded by the coding sequence ATGGCGGGCGCGGTTCTTGAGCGGGACATGACCATCGGCAACGCGCTGTCTGGTGTCGTCACCGGGCTGGGGCTGGCGGCGCTCGCCTATTCGACGGCCCTGCTGGTTTCGAACGGCATCCGCGTGCAATGGGTGCTGCTCAGCCTGGTCACAGTGCTGCTCGCCTCGCGCCTCGATGTCGGCATGCCGCGCCTTGCCGGCGGCCTGGCGCTCGGTGACGTGCTGGTCTTTATGGCCATGCTCTTATTCGGCCCGTTCCCGGCGGTGACCCTGGCCGGCGCCGACGCCGCCATCCATTCGCTACAGCACAAACAACAGCGCCGCGTCGTCCTCTACCACGCGACGCGCAAGGCGTTGGCGGCTTACGTCGCAAGCGCCGTAGCGGCCTTGCTATTCGGCGACCTGACGCAGCTGACGGCAGATATGCTCAGCCTCGGCCTGGCCGTAGCGGTCATTGCCGCGGCGCATTTCGCCTGCGATTTCGGCCTCGCCAGCCTGATCGCCACGCGGCGGGGCGGCGGCGTTGCGGTCAACCGGACGTCGCGGTGGTGGGCGGCGGTCTCTTATCTCGGCGGCGCCTTGATGACCTGTATCATCGTCAAGCTGATCGCCGTCATCTCGTTTTACGCCTTCATTCTCTCGGTGCCCATTGCATCGATTACCTATTTCACCTACCGCGTTTATCTCGAACGCGTCGAGACCTCGAACCGCCACGCCGAGCAGATGGCCGACCTGCACCTGCGAACTATCGAGGCGCTGGCCATCGCCATTGACGCCAAAGACGAAGTCACGCAAGACCATGTGCGGCGCGTGCAGATTTACGCGACCGGGCTGGCGCGCCTGTTTGGCCTGTCGGACATGGAGATCGAAGCGTTAAAGGCCGGGGCTTTGCTGCATGACATCGGCAAACTGGCCGTCCCCGATTACATCCTTAACAAGCCCGGCAAGCTGACGCCCGCCGAGTTCGAGAAGATGAAAGTCCACACGACGGTCGGCGCAGAGATACTAGAGCGCGTCGGCTTTCCTTACCCGGTCGTGCCGGTCGTGCGCCATCATCACGAGCGCTGGGACGGGCATGGCTATCCCGACAGTCTGTGCGGCGACGAGATTCCCATCACGGCGCGGATTCTGACGATTGCCGACTCGTTCGATTCAATGCGCGAAGACCGCCAGTACCGTCAGGCGATGTCCCGCGACGAAGCCATCGTGACGCTCAAAGAGGGCGCCGGCGCGGTCTTCGACCCGCACGTGGTCCGGGCGTTCCTCGATCACCTTGAAATCTTCGAGGCGGAAATCCGCGAGTGCCGCGTCGAAGCCCAGGCCGAGGCCTTCCGCCGCAAGACGGGCGACGACCGCCGCTTGCAACCGAGACCCTCCGGGCCGCTGGCATTCGAGCAGATTCGCGATGCCCACCGCGAAGTGCTGGCGCTCTACAACATCGCCCAGACCATCGGCACCAGCCTCGACCTGCGCGACAGCTTCGCGGTCTTTTCCGCGCGCCTGCTCGACATCGTCAACTACACCACCTGCATTCTCTACCTGGCGCGGCAGGACGCCACAGAGGTCGAGGCGGCGCAGGTCGCGGGGCGCAACGGCGAAGCCTTCCGCGGCAAGCGCATGCCGTCGGGGCGCGGCATCAGCGGCTGGGTGGTCGCCAACAGCCATCCCATGCACAACTGCAACCCGTCGGTTGATTTCGATGCCATGCAGCTCGACCCCGGCGAACCCTACAGCGCGGCGACCGTGGTGCCGCTGATCAAAGAGGGCGAAGCGCTCGGCGCGCTGGCGGTCTACTCGGCAGAGCTGGACGCCTACACCCCCGACCATCTGCGGCTGATGGAAGCTGTCGCCAAGCTGCTCTCGGACGCGGTCGCCAATTCGGTGCATCACGAGCGCACAGAGAACAGCGCCCTGACCGACCCGCTGACCGGATTGCCGAACGCGCGCGCGCTGCGCTATCGCTTTGAAGAAGAGGCCGACCGCGCGCGCCGCCACCGCGACACCTTTTCAGTGATGCTGCTCGACCTGGATGGCTTCAAGGCGGTGAATGATCGGCTCGGCCACCAGGCGGGCGATCAAGTGCTAAAGCAACTGGCGGCAGTGATGCTTGGGCTGATCCGCTCGATGGATTTTCTGGGCCGCTATGCCGGCGACGAGTTCGTCATCGTCATGCAGGTGGGCGCCGAAGAGGCGCGCGAAGCGATGGCGCGCTTGCAGAAGGCCATAGACCGGCACGAGTTCGGTTTCAATGGCAATCGGGTGGGGCTCGGCGTCAGTATCGGCTGCGCCAGCTTCGGCGCGGACGGCGAATTATTCGATGAGCTGTTATTGGCCGCAGACCGCGCCATGTACGCCGACAAAGCACGCCGCAAAGGGCTGCCCGGCCCCTCGCGCCACCTCCTCGCTAACGATTCCGACCCGCGCCAAGCTCTATAA